GGCGGCGTCACCACCGTCTTCGACAGCCTGTGCGTTGGCGCCACGACCGACAATCCGGAACGCGCCCAGATCCTTGCCCCGATGATCGACGCGCTGGAGCGGGCACAGGCCGGCGGCATGCTGCGCTCCGAACACCTGATCCACCTTCGCTGCGAAATCACCGATCCGGAGACGCCTGCGCTGATGCAGGCCAATATCGACCGCCCCATCGTGAAGGTCGTTTCCGTGATGGAGCATCTGCCGGGCATCCGCCAGAGCCGTGACGTCGACGCCTATGTCTCCCGCGCTTCCAAATCCACCGGCGAAAGCCACGAGATCGTGCGCGAGAAGATCAAGGTTCTGGTCGCCGAGAAGAGCCATATCGGCGAAACCGTCCGCCCGAAGGTGGTCGAACTCGCCCGCTCGCGCGGCCTGCCGCTGTTGAGCCATGACGACACCGATATCGAACACGTCGATCTGGCAGCCGACGAAGGCGTCGCCATCTCCGAATTCCCCTGCACGATGGAAGCGGCCCGCGAAGCGCGCGCCCGCGCCATGCCGATCGTCGCCGGCGCCCCGAACATCCTGCGCGGCGGCTCGCAGTCCGGCAACATTGCCGTTCGCGACCTGCTTAACGAAAAGCTGGTCGATATCCTCGCATCGGATTATGTGCCGCGCTCGCTGCTGGACGCTGCCTTCATGATCGCCGCCGATCCGGCTCTGGACTACGACCTGCCGGCGGCGTTGCGCATGGTGACGAAAACGCCGGCGGAAGCAGCCGGCCTTGGCGACCGTGGCGAGATCGCCACCGGCAAGCGGGCCGACCTGTTGCATGTCGGCCTGCATGACGGTCACCCCTTCCTGAAAGCCGTCTGGCGGCAGGGTATGCGGGTCGCCTGAGGCGCGACCCGCTAAAGCGCGGCGCAATCCTTCAGATCCGCCTTGCGCTTTAGCTCCGTGTGTTGGTGTATGCCGTTACTGCAGGATCACCGCACACTTTTGCGCGACATCCCGGACCATTCACGCGTCGTGACGGACAAAACCCTCGCTCGCCACCATGAGCTTGCGGGTATAATCGGTCGCGACATCGTGGCGTCGCAACTGCTCCACGTTGAGCGTCTCCACCACCTTGCCGGACTTCATCACCGCGAGCCGTTCGCACATATGGCTGATGACCGCGAGGTCGTGGCTGACCATGATGAAGGTCAGGCCGCGATCCTTACGGGCCTGTTCGAGCAGGTTGAGGATTTCCGCCTGGATAGAGGCGTCGAGCGCAGACGTCGGTTCATCGAGCAGCAGGATCTTCGGCTCGAGGATCAGCGCCCGCGCAATCGCGATACGCTGACGCTGACCCCCGGAAAGCTGGTGCGAGAAGCGAAAGCGGAAACCGGAACCGAGGCCCACCTCGTCGAGCGCACGCTCGATGCGGGCCTCCGTGTCGCTGAAACCATGGATCGCCAGCGGCTCCAGCAGCAAGCGGTCGACAGTCTGGCGCGGATGCAGTGAACCATAGGGGTCCTGGAACACCATCTGCACGGTGCGATAGAACTCATGATCCCGCCGCCAGCCGGAATAGGAGCGGCCATTGACCTCGAGACTGCCGCTTTCGAAGCGGTTCAGCCCCGCCACGGCCCTAAGCAACGTCGACTTACCGGACCCGGATTCACCGACGATACCAAAGGACTCACCCGAAGGAATTTCGAGGCTGACCGTATCGAGCGCCCGGAATTCATCGAAGGTCACGACCATGTTGCGGATGGAAAGTGCCGATG
The window above is part of the Rhizobium sp. ACO-34A genome. Proteins encoded here:
- a CDS encoding phosphonate metabolism protein PhnM, coding for MDMTSDNGAAGETSTLVLTNARIVLADEIVHGTVTVRNGSIVSIDTGLTAPDAIDLGGDYLVPGLVDIHTDHFEKHVYPRAHVRWDFMRAALAHDAQIIGGGVTTVFDSLCVGATTDNPERAQILAPMIDALERAQAGGMLRSEHLIHLRCEITDPETPALMQANIDRPIVKVVSVMEHLPGIRQSRDVDAYVSRASKSTGESHEIVREKIKVLVAEKSHIGETVRPKVVELARSRGLPLLSHDDTDIEHVDLAADEGVAISEFPCTMEAAREARARAMPIVAGAPNILRGGSQSGNIAVRDLLNEKLVDILASDYVPRSLLDAAFMIAADPALDYDLPAALRMVTKTPAEAAGLGDRGEIATGKRADLLHVGLHDGHPFLKAVWRQGMRVA
- a CDS encoding ABC transporter ATP-binding protein — translated: MSTSALSIRNMVVTFDEFRALDTVSLEIPSGESFGIVGESGSGKSTLLRAVAGLNRFESGSLEVNGRSYSGWRRDHEFYRTVQMVFQDPYGSLHPRQTVDRLLLEPLAIHGFSDTEARIERALDEVGLGSGFRFRFSHQLSGGQRQRIAIARALILEPKILLLDEPTSALDASIQAEILNLLEQARKDRGLTFIMVSHDLAVISHMCERLAVMKSGKVVETLNVEQLRRHDVATDYTRKLMVASEGFVRHDA